In Candidatus Bathyarchaeota archaeon, one genomic interval encodes:
- a CDS encoding fructose 1,6-bisphosphatase, with protein MPEKTTISVIKCDVGSLAGHHIVPKPLLEIGEKRLKKAQENGLINSHYVFHAGDDLELLMVHKRGENDAGIHKLAWNTFQEAAKKASDLKLYGAGQDLLKTAFSGNVRGMGPGVAEMEIEERGSDPIVVFAADKTEPGAFNYPMFRIFADPMSTAGLVIDPDMAGGFKFEVLDLIKNKKIILKCPEEMYELIALIGTPGRYTVSHVRRARDDLICAATSTTKLSLIAGKYVGKDDPVSIVRTQHGLPALGEVLVPFMHTFFVEGWMRGSHWGPLMPVGLKDSKCTAFDGPPRMVALGLQIAHGGIASDDHGNPLISDLFDDPAFDLARREAVEYAVTLRRMGEFEPARLSADVMEYTTLPKLLKKLKDRFKPA; from the coding sequence ATGCCTGAAAAAACGACTATATCGGTGATAAAATGTGATGTAGGTTCCCTAGCGGGACACCACATTGTACCAAAGCCCCTGCTGGAAATCGGTGAAAAACGTCTAAAAAAGGCACAAGAGAATGGGCTCATTAACAGTCACTACGTGTTCCATGCTGGAGACGACCTTGAACTCCTCATGGTTCATAAAAGAGGAGAGAACGACGCTGGGATTCATAAGCTGGCATGGAACACTTTCCAAGAAGCCGCCAAAAAGGCTAGTGACCTCAAGTTATACGGCGCAGGACAGGACCTCTTAAAGACGGCTTTCAGTGGAAACGTTCGCGGAATGGGCCCGGGCGTAGCTGAAATGGAAATAGAGGAGAGAGGCTCTGATCCAATCGTTGTCTTCGCCGCTGACAAGACGGAGCCAGGGGCCTTCAATTATCCCATGTTCCGCATATTTGCTGACCCCATGAGCACCGCAGGGCTTGTAATCGACCCAGACATGGCTGGCGGATTCAAATTTGAGGTACTCGACTTGATCAAAAACAAGAAAATAATTCTGAAATGCCCCGAAGAAATGTACGAATTAATTGCACTAATCGGAACGCCTGGGCGCTACACGGTTTCGCATGTACGGCGAGCCAGAGATGACCTCATATGCGCTGCAACCAGCACAACGAAGCTCTCGTTGATTGCAGGCAAATACGTGGGAAAGGATGATCCCGTCTCCATTGTAAGAACTCAACACGGCTTGCCTGCGCTTGGAGAAGTTTTAGTGCCCTTTATGCACACTTTCTTTGTGGAGGGCTGGATGCGTGGTAGTCACTGGGGTCCATTAATGCCCGTTGGGTTAAAGGATAGTAAGTGTACTGCCTTTGATGGCCCTCCGAGGATGGTCGCGCTTGGTCTGCAGATTGCCCATGGTGGAATTGCTAGTGATGATCATGGTAATCCTTTGATAAGTGACTTGTTTGATGATCCAGCCTTTGACCTGGCTCGTCGTGAAGCTGTTGAGTATGCTGTTACCTTGCGTCGTATGGGCGAGTTTGAACCTGCCCGACTAAGCGCTGATGTTATGGAGTACACTACTTTACCTAAGCTCTTGAAGAAGTTGAAGGATAGGTTTAAGCCTGCCTAA